The following proteins are encoded in a genomic region of Triticum dicoccoides isolate Atlit2015 ecotype Zavitan chromosome 1B, WEW_v2.0, whole genome shotgun sequence:
- the LOC119348758 gene encoding F-box protein At5g46170-like, translating into MLPKARIHADPALELELDLFDCLPDSLVLLILNKVEDVRSLGRCSAASKRFNGLVPHVHDVCVKIDRVVAVDGDGEDALNLTSPKPRNILSHFLKLMLFTIIKPFHNARGPNGAGRPLFPQLAHHSPAQVLRSFTHVRNLHIELPSGDVGTEDGVLLKWRAEYGSTLQNCVILGGTRVDRKPVGAEHEPSSEDNGSMPESFYTNGGLKLRVVWTISSLIAASTRHYLLRSIIKEHATLVSLVLTDADGQGTLTMGAEQLKEFRENQLSASACSNRTQVPACNMKLKYAPYLELPGGIALQGATLVAIKPSTEGSNGGHVSRKETDAFISGAFDGPFKFAAKALMKRRTYLLEMNGF; encoded by the coding sequence ATGCTTCCCAAGGCCCGAATCCACGCGGACCCggcgctcgagctcgagctcgacctGTTCGACTGCCTGCCGGACTCGCTCGTCCTGCTCATCCTCAACAAGGTGGAGGACGTGCGTTCCCTCGGCCGTTGCTCCGCCGCGTCCAAGCGGTTCAACGGGCTCGTGCCCCACGTCCACGACGTCTGCGTCAAGATCGACCGCGTCGTGGcggtcgacggcgacggcgaggacgCCCTCAACCTGACCTCGCCCAAGCCCCGGAACATCCTCTCCCACTTCCTCAAGCTGATGCTCTTCACGATCATCAAGCCCTTCCACAACGCGCGCGGCCCCAACGGCGCCGGGCGGCCGCTCTTCCCGCAGCTCGCGCACCACTCGCCGGCGCAGGTGCTCCGGAGCTTCACGCACGTTCGGAACCTTCACATCGAGCTCCCTTCCGGGGATGTCGGGACCGAGGACGGGGTGCTCCTGAAATGGCGGGCAGAGTACGGGAGCACGCTTCAGAACTGCGTGATCCTCGGGGGCACCAGGGTTGACCGCAAGCCTGTTGGCGCAGAGCACGAGCCGTCTTCGGAGGACAATGGGAGCATGCCGGAGTCTTTCTATACCAATGGCGGGCTCAAGCTCCGCGTCGTGTGGACAATCAGCTCCCTCATCGCAGCATCGACGAGGCATTATCTTCTCCGGTCGATCATCAAGGAGCACGCCACACTTGTGAGCTTGGTGCTGACCGATGCCGATGGTCAGGGCACGCTGACCATGGGAGCAGAGCAGCTGAAGGAGTTCAGAGAGAACCAACTGTCGGCCTCAGCATGCTCCAACAGGACCCAGGTCCCGGCCTGCAACATGAAGCTGAAATACGCGCCATATCTCGAGCTGCCCGGAGGAATCGCGTTGCAGGGTGCTACACTGGTTGCTATCAAGCCCTCCACCGAGGGAAGCAATGGCGGCCATGTCAGCCGCAAGGAAACGGACGCGTTCATCTCTGGAGCATTTGATGGGCCATTCAAATTCGCTGCCAAGGCGCTGATGAAGAGGCGCACATACCTTCTGGAGATGAATGGCTTCTAG